GATGCTATTAGTTTATTTAAAGAATAGAACAGTCGTTTAAAAAATCTACGGTCTCTAATTTTACTTTATTTGTTAAAAAAGCCCGCTAACGCGGGCTTAATACTTTATTTATTAATGGTAATGTCGCTTTTAAGCAAATTTAATACTTGCACGTAATTGACCCACTGTTGATTTATTATTGGTTGCTCCCTGACGGATAACCGTTCCCGCCGGCGGTATACCTGTGGTGCTATCTGTTGTTATAACTCCTTCACCTTCATCATAATCCCTGTCCTGGAATACCGCTATTCCCAAATCAAACCATTTCGCTAAATTGACCATGTAATCTGCGTAAATGCGCTGTTCCGGCAAGAATGTTGCTAAATGCGTTGTTTTTTGATACCCAATTGCAAACCGCGATTGATGGGCTGCGACTGGGAACGTTAATCCCGCTTCCAAACCCCATACAGTAGGTTTGCCTAATTCTGCGGGTGGATTCTCTAACACTTGAAATCCCGGCGAAGAATTTCCACTTAAAAAGAAAGGGTTCGCTAAACTACTTGTTGTCCGAACAAAATGGCCATTGGCATCAAACGGTCCGAATGTAACATCTGCGTTCACATTCCATGCAGGAACTTTTTTATCAGGCAATCCCGGAACCGTCGTACCTTCAATTAATGAATTCATATAATAGGAAGATAAGAAGTTCGAATCCGCTATATTTGCAATATAACCGGCGTTAATATTAAATTTGCTGTGACATCGGCTGTATCCCCAACCTAAATCAACACCGCCATTTTGTATACGGCGTGTCGAGCCTCCATCAGAAATCTTAGGATTCCCTGCAAACGTATATAACGAACCATATAATCCGTTCATTGCAACAAACCCTAATTGAGCAGCGGTTGCCGTAATCTCAGTAAATAACTGTGTTGGATTTTCTTGTGTTACAAACCCATAAGGATCATAAGCACCAAACGGAATATATTCCTTACCCACTCTAAAATAAATAGGAGAAGCCATAAAATTGCCTATTGTCGCATACGCTGTATCTATTGCTGTTCGGTTCAATGGATGATAAACAAAGAACGAATTAGCGATTTGATAAGGGCCCGTTGAGCCTGGAATGCTTGATAAAGAACTATACACGACAGACATATTGGCCGTTACCCAATTATTAACGCGTGCATCAACAAAGAAATTGGCATTATTTAATAATAAATCGCTCGCACGACCCGACGTCGGAATCGTTAATGTGTTAGGCGGTACCGAATCTGGGTTTATCGGTAAAAATGGATTATATGCTGGATTAAATGTCCAAAAAACAGGTGGCTTATTACCCAAATAAACATCAGTATTTATCCATCCGCTCACGTTAATGCGGCACGTCCAACCACACGGTTGATCAAAACCACCGGGTTGATTTCGATCCAGAATCATATCAATTTTATTGACTTGATAGCGCATCAAATCCATTTGATAGGATGTATCCATCACATACGGCTGCATTGCCAATACGGGCCCGCTAAGCCCTAATGTTACGAGGGAAGCAACAATCGCTTTGAGTTTCATCCTAAACTATCTCCTTGTAGAATTAATAATTCCATATCATTTTTTTGCTAAATCTAAGAAAGAAATCTTTTAAATTCGCTAAAAACTTTTTCGCTAGACTTGCCCATTAAATTTACACAGAAAAGCAATTCTAATCACTCTATCTTAACAGCAGTTAATCAGCATCTCAACAGAATAACTATACTTTTATTAAACTTGTAAAAAGCCCGCTAACGCGGGCTTAATACTTTATTTATTAATGGTAATGTCGCTTTTAAGCAAATTTAATACTTGCACGTAATTGACCCACTGTTGATTTATTATTGGTTGCTCCCTGACGGATAACCGTTCCCGCCGGCGGTATACCTGTGGTGCTATCTGTTGTTATAACTCCTTCACCTTCATCATAATCCCTGTCCTGGAATACCGCTATTCCCAAATCAAACCATTTCGCTAAATTGACCATGTAATCTGCGTAAATGCGCTGTTCCGGCAAGAATGTTGCTAAATGCGTTGTTTTTTGATACCCAATTGCAAACCGCGATTGATGGGCTGCGACTGGGAACGTTAATCCCGCTTCCAAACCCCATACAGTAGGTTTGCCTAATTCTGCGGGTGGATTCTCTAACACTTGAAATCCCGGCGAAGAATTTCCACTTAAAAAGAAAGGGTTCGCTAAACTACTTGTTGTCCGAACAAAATGGCCATTGGCATCAAACGGTCCGAATGTAACATCTGCGTTCACATTCCATGCAGGAACTTTTTTATCAGGCAATCCCGGAACCGTCGTACCTTCAATTAATGAATTCATATAATAGGAAGATAAGAAGTTCGAATCCGCTATATTTGCAATATAACCGGCGTTAATATTAAATTTGCTGTGACATCGGCTGTATCCCCAACCTAAATCAACACCGCCATTTTGTATACGGCGTGTCGAGCCTCCATCAGAAATCTTAGGATTCCCTGCAAACGTATATAACGAACCATATAATCCGTTCATTGCAACAAACCCTAATTGAGCAGCGGTTGCCGTAATCTCAGTAAATAACTGTGTTGGATTTTCTTGTGTTACAAACCCATAAGGATCATAAGCACCAAACGGAATATATTCCTTACCCACTCTAAAATAAATAGGAGAAGCCATAAAATTGCCTATTGTCGCATACGCTGTATCTATTGCTGTTCGGTTCAATGGATGATAAACAAAGAACGAATTAGCGATTTGATAAGGGCCCGTTGAGCCTGGAATGCTTGATAAAGAACTATACACGACAGACATATTGGCCGTTACCCAATTATTAACGCGTGCATCAACAAAGAAATTGGCATTATTTAATAATAAATCGCTCGCACGACCCGACGTCGGAATCGTTAATGTGTTAGGCGGTACCGAATCTGGGTTTATCGGTAAAAATGGATTATATGCTGGATTAAATGTCCAAAAAACAGGTGGCTTATTACCCAAATAAACATCAGTATTTATCCATCCGCTCACGTTAATGCGGCACGTCCAACCACACGGTTGATCAAAACCACCGGGTTGATTTCGATCCAGAATCATATCAATTTTATTGACTTGATAGCGCATCAAATCCATTTGATAGGATGTATCCATCACATACGGCTGCATTGCCAATACGGGCCCGCTAAGCCCTAATGTTACGAGGGAAGCAACAATCGCTTTGAGTTTCATACTCATCCATCTCCTTAATAGGTTGTTAACTCAACATTAGATTGTTTGAAAGCTAGATTTTTTGCTTTATCTTATCAACAAATGTGTTACAGACTCAAACAAAAAATTAGTCTTACAAAAATCTAGTACTTCTTTAATTTCACGCTCGTAACACACCGATAAAAGTTGGAATATGCTACGTTCATAAAAATAATTTAAAAAATTTACTTATATTCCTTGTTATTTCCTACCAAGGCTGTTTAATTTCCATTCCAGCTCTTAAAAAGCAATATCGGCGAAAATTAAACAACCCTGGTTTGGCACCGCTGTAAATTATTAACTTACAGTTTCGCAAACTCTAAAAACGGAGACTTGCTTAGCGGTTTACCAAAACCGTTTTTTATAGCTATTCACTTATTTTTCAGCGATATTATTAGAAGATTCAAGACTTTTGTTGTTCGTGCTGAAACTATCTCTCTTTCTAAAAGAACATGACAGTTATTTGCATTTTATACCTAACGTTATGACTTATGTCAACGACTTCATAAGCAATAATAGGGTAATACTATCTTATTTTTTAAAAGAAAACATCCCTAATTGAAAGAAAATAGATGCAAAATCAATTAAAATCAAGTTTTCCGATAATTTTTTCTAACTGACCTGTGATATAAAGCTGTTCCACGATATCACATCCCCCGAGTAACTCGCCTTTATAGTAGAGCTGTGGGAAAGTAGGCCAATTAGAATATTGAGGTAAATCACGACGAATATCACTCTGTTCAAGTATATTGACGTGTGCAAACTTTACACGGCAGGCTTTTAATATGTCTACAACGCGCGCAGAAAACCCACAACAGGGTTTTTCTGGTGTCCCTTTCATATAGAGAATCAGCGGATACCGTTCGATTTGTTGCTTGATTATTTCGAATGTTGTGAGTTGAGTCATTGACATTTTTCCCGCCCAATAAATTTTTTATCGATTTAAATGCACTGTAGGCTTGCCTTATCTTTAGCTGAATTTTAAACTTAGATAAGCCATTTTAGCAAATCGATAAAAATAGGATAACTTTCATGAAACATCAATTACCTCCGTTACCTTATAGTTTAGAAGCCTTGGCACCTATTATTTCAAAGGAAACCCTCGAATATCACTATGGGAAACACCATAAGGCTTATGTCAATAAACTGAATGAATTAATTCCCAATACAACATTCGAAACATTATCTTTGGAAAATATTATAAAAAAAGCTCCCAAAGGCCCTATTTTTAATAATGCTGCACAGACTTGGAATCATACTTTTTATTGGCATTGTATGACACCTTTGGCGGCTAAAAACAAATTAAAAGGCGCTTTAGAAGAGAGTATCTGCAAATCCTTCGGCTCTTTTTCTCAATTTAAAGAAGCATTTACTAACGCGGCTATCGCTCAATTCGGTTCAGGATGGGCCTGGCTAATAAAAGATGCCCACGGTTTAAAGATAGAAACCACAAGCAATGCCCTCACCCCATTGAGCGAAGATAAAATCTGTTTATTAACCTGTGACGTCTGGGAACATGCTTACTATATCGACTATCGGAATGCACGTCCTCACTATCTAGAAAAATTTTGGGATATTGTCAATTGGGACTTCGTTGCTGAAAATTTTGAAAAACAATGAGATAACAGCAATGATCTCTGCCTTGATGCCTATTTACCCCCATAGATTACCTGTTGCCTTTGAAAAAGGTTCAGGTATTTGGCTTACCGATACTCAAGGAGCATGTTATTTAGATGCTTTATCAGGTATTGCCGTCTGTGGCTTAGGCCATGCTCATCCTGCAATCACTGAAACAATTTGTAATCAAGCGACAAAATTAATCCATACGTCGAATACTTATCACATTCCAGAACAAGAACGCTTGGCCTCCGCCTTAAGTCGTGTATCCGGAATGGATCAGGTTTTTTTTGCGAATTCAGGCGCAGAATCCAACGAGGCCGCTATCAAAATGACGCGGCTTTATGCGCGGCAAAAAGGCATTGAGCAACCCATCATTATTGCGATGAATAATGCTTTCCATGGTAGAACCATGGCAACACTCAGTGTATCTGGGAGTGAACGTTTGCAAATCGGTTTTGAACCGTTATTGACGCGTTTCATTCATATCCCATTTAATGATGAGACTGCATTAAAAAATACGATAAAAAAATATAAAAAAAACATCATTGCTATTATGTTAGAGCCTATTCAAGGTGATGGGGGGATAAAAATTGCAACCCCTCGTTTTTTACGAGCCATTCGAGATTATTGTGATCATTATGATTTTCTGATGATATTGGACGAAATACAAACGGGCCTGTGTCGTACCGGACCTTGGTTTGCTTACCAGGCTTATAACATTTTTCCTGATATACTGACTATCGCTAAAACTTTAGGGAACGGTTTTCCCATTAGCGCCTATTGCTCTCGCGGTAAAGCCAATAATCTTTTTCCGAGTGGAAAACATGGTTCTACTTTTGCGGGTAGCCCGTTAGCATGCGCCGTCGCATTGACCGTTATTAAAATTTTAGAAAAAGAAAATATCTCTGCACACGTAACGGAAATCGGAGATTATTTGATAAGAAAATTAAACGATTGCTTGGGTCAACATCCTCATGTTGTTGCAATAAAAGGACAAGGACTTATGATAGGTGTCGAATTGGATACAGAATGTCATCATATTCCTAAAATTGGATTAAAACACCGTTTGCTTTTTAATATTGTTTCCAACCACACCATCCGTATTTTACCTCCCTTAATTCTTCAAAAAAAAGAGGCCGACGAAATTTGTCACCGCTTAATGAAGTCTATCGATGAGTTTTATAATTTACCCTCACGTTTATGAAAAAACTTGATTTTTCGACCCGCTGCATACATGCTGGACAGCTCCCTGATCCAAGTACAGGCGCTTTAATAACGCCGATTTATGCCACTTCAACTTACGCGCAAAAAAGTCCGGGTGTACATCAGGGTTTCGAATATTCGAGAACCCAAAATCCTACTCGTTTTGCCTATGAACGGGCCATTGCCCATTTAGAAAATGGCTGCGCAGGATTTGCATTCTCTTCTGGTATGGCTGCAATCAATACGTTACTAGAGCTCTTAAATCCTGGTGACCACATTATAGGGACAGATGATTTATATGGTGGAACGGTTCGTTTATTTAATCAAATTAAACAACGATCCTCCAGTTTAAGTTTTTCATATATTGATATGACGGATTTAAATCACTTAAACCAACACATCAAACCTGAAACTAAACTCATTTGGATGGAATCACCAACAAATCCTTTATTAAAATTGGTTGATATTGAACATGTCGTAAAAATTGCTCGTCAGCATCAATTAATTTCCGTACTTGACAATACCTTTGCGACACCTTGGATTCAACAACCTTTATCGTTAGGCTGTGATCTGGTTGTCCATTCTGCCACGAAATATTTAAATGGGCATTCCGACATGATAGGGGGCATAATCGTCGTCGGTGACAATGCTGAATTAAATGAAAAAATAAGCTATTTACAAAATGCGATGGGGGCTATACAAAGCCCATTTGATAGTTTCCTTGCTCTCCGAGGCTTACATACTTTAGCGTTGCGGATGCAAAAGCATTGTGAAAATGCCCTAAAAATCGCTGAATTTCTAGAACAACATCACCAGATCGAAAAAGTCTTTTACCCTGGATTAATTCATCATCCTCAACATGCATTAGCTAAAAAACAAATGCATAATGGCTTCGGAGGAATGGTCAGTTTTACGCTCAAAGGTACGTTTAAGGAAATACAACGTTTTCTTGAACGTTGTCGTCTATTCACGTTAGCAGAAAGTTTAGGTTGCGTAGAAAGTCTCGTTAGCCATCCTGCTACAATGACACACGCCGCTTTGCCATTAAAAATTCGCGATCGTCTGGGCATTAAAGAAAATTTGCTCCGTTTGTCGGTAGGAATAGAAGGGATACATGATCTTATTAACGATCTTGAACGCGCATTAAGTTGACTATTTTTAATAATCATTTTAAAAAATTTATTAACGTTCGTTCATCCTTTAAATAGTTTTTAGGTATGATCAAAAAATTATTTTCATTACTTTTTTTTTCATTATCGCTGTCCGCTTGTCATTCAAACCTAGACACAGATACGCAAGCATTCGCTTTTAATGGAGAATCTTTCCGATTTAAAATCATTCCAGGAAAAGCAAAAACTCCTTCAAGTATGATGCCGAGAGGTTCTAGCCCTATCCGAGGACCGTCCATAAGCGCAACGCATGAAGATTCCATTGGGGATGATTTAACCCGATGTCGGAATCATTTACTCAATCAACAAGTGCATTTCGAACTTAATTTTTAACTTTTTACGGGATTGAAATTTTATTTAGGAACCCTTTTTACCCTATTAATGATAAAATTCTTTAATAATGAGTGTTGAATTCATTCATTGCATTTTACGCATTAAGCAATAAAATCAACCACTTTTAAAGTAATAATTTCTTATAAAAGGATTTTAAACGGAAATTACCCGAATCCACACACTCGATGTTTGAGGAAGCATTCGTCCATGAAAATTGCTCGTTATCATCAAACCCGCGCTATTGCTTTATGGGGGGGGCTAAAAAATCTCCTATTAGCAGGGCTGAAAATAATTTTTGGTATTATAGGCCATTCTCATGGTTTACTCGCAGATGGCGTTCACTCTCTATCTGATTTAATGGTTGATTTGCTCGTTATTATTGCTTCAAAATTTGGAAATAAAGCAGCGGATGAAAATCACCCTTACGGACATGGTCGTATTGAAACAGCCGCAACCGTTCTATTAGCAATCCTCTTAGCACTTGCAGCATTGGCTATTATTGTTAACGCTGTCACGACTATTCATCGTATTCACGTTAAAGAAATCCCTTCTCAAATTGTCTTATGGATAGCACTGAGTTCAATTTTACTGAATGAACTCATTTATTTTTGGACAAAACACATTGCAATCCAAATAAAATCTAACTTATTAATGTCAAATGCATGGCATCATCGGAGTGATTCTTTTTCTTCTATGGCGGTTGCATTCGGTGTGGTGGGTGCATGGTTAGGCTTTCCTAAATTGGATGCGGTTGCCGCTATTGTTGTCGGTTTAATGATTCTGAAAACAGCCTGGAATTTTGGCTGGTATAGTATTCGTGAATTAGTGGATACCGCACTGAGCACAGAAGAAACGGAAAAAATTAAACGCTTTATAAAAAAAGTTTCTGGTGTAAAAGCCATTCATCAATTACGAACACGTTCAATTGCGGGATCCATTTTTTGTGATGTTCATGTTTTAGTTGATCCGTTTATTACGGTTTCAGAAGGACATTATATTGGTCAGGAGGTCGAAAAACGTTTAATTGCATCATTTCCTGATATCACCGATGTCACCGTTCATATCGACACGGAAGATGATGAATTAACGAGCCCTTCTTATAATTTACCGGATAGACCTACCTTACAAAAAATGCTGCTACACTATTGGCGAGATTTATTGCCCGAAGCCGCTATTCAAACGGCGATTTTTCATTATTTAGAAGGGGAAATTAGTATTGAATTAAAACTACCGTTCAATTTTAGCAATCAAAATGACTTGGAAGCTAAATTAAAGAAAGTGATTGAAACCGAAAAATCCATTACAACGATTAAAATTTTTTATTATAAATGAACCGATTATTTAAAATTGCAACCTGGAATATTAATTCATTACGTATACGTTTAGCACATGTTTTAACGTGGCTAAACACGCATCAACCCCACTTACTGGCTTTACAAGAAACAAAAGTTCAAAATCACCATTTTCCCGAAGAACCCTTTAAAAGGGCCGGTTATCATGTTTTATATAATGGACA
The DNA window shown above is from Rickettsiella grylli and carries:
- the grxD gene encoding Grx4 family monothiol glutaredoxin; translation: MSMTQLTTFEIIKQQIERYPLILYMKGTPEKPCCGFSARVVDILKACRVKFAHVNILEQSDIRRDLPQYSNWPTFPQLYYKGELLGGCDIVEQLYITGQLEKIIGKLDFN
- a CDS encoding aspartate aminotransferase family protein translates to MISALMPIYPHRLPVAFEKGSGIWLTDTQGACYLDALSGIAVCGLGHAHPAITETICNQATKLIHTSNTYHIPEQERLASALSRVSGMDQVFFANSGAESNEAAIKMTRLYARQKGIEQPIIIAMNNAFHGRTMATLSVSGSERLQIGFEPLLTRFIHIPFNDETALKNTIKKYKKNIIAIMLEPIQGDGGIKIATPRFLRAIRDYCDHYDFLMILDEIQTGLCRTGPWFAYQAYNIFPDILTIAKTLGNGFPISAYCSRGKANNLFPSGKHGSTFAGSPLACAVALTVIKILEKENISAHVTEIGDYLIRKLNDCLGQHPHVVAIKGQGLMIGVELDTECHHIPKIGLKHRLLFNIVSNHTIRILPPLILQKKEADEICHRLMKSIDEFYNLPSRL
- a CDS encoding trans-sulfuration enzyme family protein, producing MKKLDFSTRCIHAGQLPDPSTGALITPIYATSTYAQKSPGVHQGFEYSRTQNPTRFAYERAIAHLENGCAGFAFSSGMAAINTLLELLNPGDHIIGTDDLYGGTVRLFNQIKQRSSSLSFSYIDMTDLNHLNQHIKPETKLIWMESPTNPLLKLVDIEHVVKIARQHQLISVLDNTFATPWIQQPLSLGCDLVVHSATKYLNGHSDMIGGIIVVGDNAELNEKISYLQNAMGAIQSPFDSFLALRGLHTLALRMQKHCENALKIAEFLEQHHQIEKVFYPGLIHHPQHALAKKQMHNGFGGMVSFTLKGTFKEIQRFLERCRLFTLAESLGCVESLVSHPATMTHAALPLKIRDRLGIKENLLRLSVGIEGIHDLINDLERALS
- a CDS encoding superoxide dismutase — translated: MKHQLPPLPYSLEALAPIISKETLEYHYGKHHKAYVNKLNELIPNTTFETLSLENIIKKAPKGPIFNNAAQTWNHTFYWHCMTPLAAKNKLKGALEESICKSFGSFSQFKEAFTNAAIAQFGSGWAWLIKDAHGLKIETTSNALTPLSEDKICLLTCDVWEHAYYIDYRNARPHYLEKFWDIVNWDFVAENFEKQ
- a CDS encoding cation diffusion facilitator family transporter, which gives rise to MKIARYHQTRAIALWGGLKNLLLAGLKIIFGIIGHSHGLLADGVHSLSDLMVDLLVIIASKFGNKAADENHPYGHGRIETAATVLLAILLALAALAIIVNAVTTIHRIHVKEIPSQIVLWIALSSILLNELIYFWTKHIAIQIKSNLLMSNAWHHRSDSFSSMAVAFGVVGAWLGFPKLDAVAAIVVGLMILKTAWNFGWYSIRELVDTALSTEETEKIKRFIKKVSGVKAIHQLRTRSIAGSIFCDVHVLVDPFITVSEGHYIGQEVEKRLIASFPDITDVTVHIDTEDDELTSPSYNLPDRPTLQKMLLHYWRDLLPEAAIQTAIFHYLEGEISIELKLPFNFSNQNDLEAKLKKVIETEKSITTIKIFYYK
- a CDS encoding LbtU family siderophore porin, with amino-acid sequence MSMKLKAIVASLVTLGLSGPVLAMQPYVMDTSYQMDLMRYQVNKIDMILDRNQPGGFDQPCGWTCRINVSGWINTDVYLGNKPPVFWTFNPAYNPFLPINPDSVPPNTLTIPTSGRASDLLLNNANFFVDARVNNWVTANMSVVYSSLSSIPGSTGPYQIANSFFVYHPLNRTAIDTAYATIGNFMASPIYFRVGKEYIPFGAYDPYGFVTQENPTQLFTEITATAAQLGFVAMNGLYGSLYTFAGNPKISDGGSTRRIQNGGVDLGWGYSRCHSKFNINAGYIANIADSNFLSSYYMNSLIEGTTVPGLPDKKVPAWNVNADVTFGPFDANGHFVRTTSSLANPFFLSGNSSPGFQVLENPPAELGKPTVWGLEAGLTFPVAAHQSRFAIGYQKTTHLATFLPEQRIYADYMVNLAKWFDLGIAVFQDRDYDEGEGVITTDSTTGIPPAGTVIRQGATNNKSTVGQLRASIKFA
- a CDS encoding LbtU family siderophore porin; this translates as MKLKAIVASLVTLGLSGPVLAMQPYVMDTSYQMDLMRYQVNKIDMILDRNQPGGFDQPCGWTCRINVSGWINTDVYLGNKPPVFWTFNPAYNPFLPINPDSVPPNTLTIPTSGRASDLLLNNANFFVDARVNNWVTANMSVVYSSLSSIPGSTGPYQIANSFFVYHPLNRTAIDTAYATIGNFMASPIYFRVGKEYIPFGAYDPYGFVTQENPTQLFTEITATAAQLGFVAMNGLYGSLYTFAGNPKISDGGSTRRIQNGGVDLGWGYSRCHSKFNINAGYIANIADSNFLSSYYMNSLIEGTTVPGLPDKKVPAWNVNADVTFGPFDANGHFVRTTSSLANPFFLSGNSSPGFQVLENPPAELGKPTVWGLEAGLTFPVAAHQSRFAIGYQKTTHLATFLPEQRIYADYMVNLAKWFDLGIAVFQDRDYDEGEGVITTDSTTGIPPAGTVIRQGATNNKSTVGQLRASIKFA